CAATCACAATCTTGCGAACGCCATGGACGCCAATTTGCCGCTGACGGCTGCGTCTCAGGCAGCGTTCCCCTGGCTCTCTCTCATCGTTTTGCTTCCTGCAGCGATGGCTTTGCTGATGCCATTGCTCCCAGGTGACGACTCGAAGCAATCACCTTTGCCACGCAATCTGGCCATCGGCGTCCTTCTTGTGGACCTCGTGCTGATGCTGGTGGTCTTTAGCCAGCATTTCGACCCCAGCGACAGCAGTCTTCAGCTCGTTGAACGGGTGAACTGGGTTCCTTCGATCGGCCTGGAATGGTCCCTTGGCGCCGACGGGCTTTCAGCTCCACTTGTGGTTCTAAGTGGACTAGTGACGCTTTTATCCGTTGCCGCCAGCTGGAACGTTCAACACAAGACGAAGCTCTATTTCGGTCTTCTTCTTGTTCAAGCCTCTGCTCAGGGACTGGTCTTCCTCTCCCAGGATTTCCTGCTGTTCTTCCTTGCTTGGGAGCTGGAACTCGTCCCTGTCTACCTCCTCATTGCGATCTGGGGTGGAAGCAATCGTCAATATGCAGCCACAAAATTCATCCTCTACACCGCTATTGCATCCCTTCTGATTCTGATCAGCGGTCTTGCCCTAGCCCTTTCCGGAGACACCTTCACTCTCAACCTGACTGAGCTCGCTGCGCGCTCTCCAGGCGGAACCTTTGGGTTGCTCTGCTATCTCGGCTTCTTGATCGGTTTTGGGGTGAAGTTACCGATGTTTCCGCTTCACACTTGGCTCCCAGACGCTCACGGAGAGGCCAATGCGCCGGTGTCGATGTTGCTAGCTGGTGTGCTGTTGAAAATGGGCGGTTATGCCTTGCTGCGCTTCAACGTTCAGATGCTGCCCGATGCCCATCTTGTTCTTGCGCCAGCACTCATCGTTCTTGGCATCGTCAACATCATTTATGGAGCGTTGAATGCTTTCGCTCAAGACAATGTGAAACGGCGGATCGCCTGCAGCTCCGTCAGCCATATGGGCTTTGTGTTGCTTGGCATCGGTGCTGTCGATGCCCTCAGTCTTAGTGGTGCCATGCTCCAAATGATCAGCCACGGACTGATCGCAGCAGCCATGTTCTTCGTGACAGGCTGTTTTTATGAACGCACCAAAACGCTGTCTATTCCCAACATGGGCGGACTGGCCAAAGTGTTGCCGATCACCTTTGCGTTCTTCCTAGCAAGCTCTCTGGCCTCCCTTGCCCTTCCTGGCATGAGCGGATTCATCAGTGAAATCACCATTTTCCTTGGCATCACGAGTCAAGAAAATTTCACGACCTTGTTCCGCGTTACCACTGTTGCAATTGCAGCGATTGGGCTGGTACTGACCCCGATGTATCTCCTTTCCATGTGCAGGCGAGTGTTCTTCGGCCCACGAATCCCTGCTTTGGCTTTCATCGATGACATGCGCTCCCGAGAATTAGTGATCGGTCTCACCCTGCTGGTGCCAACTTTGGTGATTGGAATTTGGCCTCGTATCGCGATGGATTTCTACGAAGCAGCCACCGATGCTCTCGCCAGTGATCTCGGCACTCATAGCCTGGTAGCTCTCACGACCCTGCTGCCGGCGGGCTGACAGCGATGACCAATTCAGAACTCTTGCGCGGACATGGCCTTCCGCGTTTCG
The Synechococcus sp. CC9311 DNA segment above includes these coding regions:
- a CDS encoding NAD(P)H-quinone oxidoreductase subunit 4; the protein is MDANLPLTAASQAAFPWLSLIVLLPAAMALLMPLLPGDDSKQSPLPRNLAIGVLLVDLVLMLVVFSQHFDPSDSSLQLVERVNWVPSIGLEWSLGADGLSAPLVVLSGLVTLLSVAASWNVQHKTKLYFGLLLVQASAQGLVFLSQDFLLFFLAWELELVPVYLLIAIWGGSNRQYAATKFILYTAIASLLILISGLALALSGDTFTLNLTELAARSPGGTFGLLCYLGFLIGFGVKLPMFPLHTWLPDAHGEANAPVSMLLAGVLLKMGGYALLRFNVQMLPDAHLVLAPALIVLGIVNIIYGALNAFAQDNVKRRIACSSVSHMGFVLLGIGAVDALSLSGAMLQMISHGLIAAAMFFVTGCFYERTKTLSIPNMGGLAKVLPITFAFFLASSLASLALPGMSGFISEITIFLGITSQENFTTLFRVTTVAIAAIGLVLTPMYLLSMCRRVFFGPRIPALAFIDDMRSRELVIGLTLLVPTLVIGIWPRIAMDFYEAATDALASDLGTHSLVALTTLLPAG